One segment of Dehalococcoidia bacterium DNA contains the following:
- a CDS encoding GtrA family protein, with the protein MHIRQQRLLRLERGITRGAAVAEAWLATRYAVVGGLAGLLYLVLAIVLERTAHIGPQAASALALTAAAAFAYVGHHTITFSADGRHGHYAPRFLTLALAAYGVSYLLIRLLVETHTAPYMIAALLVAVANAAISYLCNRLLVFRPALAARESGIYEPERRR; encoded by the coding sequence TTGCACATCCGACAGCAGAGACTATTGCGCCTCGAGCGCGGCATCACGCGCGGCGCCGCCGTTGCCGAGGCATGGCTCGCCACGCGCTACGCCGTCGTCGGCGGCCTGGCGGGCCTGCTCTACTTGGTTCTAGCGATCGTGCTCGAACGCACGGCGCACATTGGGCCGCAGGCCGCTTCGGCGCTCGCCCTAACCGCCGCCGCGGCCTTCGCCTACGTCGGGCACCACACCATCACCTTCAGCGCGGATGGACGCCACGGTCACTACGCGCCGCGCTTCCTCACACTCGCCCTGGCGGCCTACGGCGTGAGCTATCTCCTGATCAGGCTGCTCGTCGAGACCCACACCGCACCCTACATGATCGCCGCCCTGCTGGTGGCCGTGGCCAACGCCGCGATCTCATACCTCTGCAATCGCCTGCTCGTCTTTCGGCCGGCGCTCGCAGCCCGCGAATCTGGTATCTACGAGCCAGAGCGGCGGCGGTGA
- a CDS encoding glycosyltransferase family 2 protein encodes MLRRVRVAVLVPCYNEAATVAQVVSGFRAALPAATVYVYDNNSTDGTPELARAAGAEVRAERLQGKGNVVRRMFADVDADVYVLVDGDSTYDPALAPRLVERLVAERLDMVVGCRASSADEAYRAGHRLGNRLLTRSISLLFGQSFTDILSGYRVLSRRFVKSFPAMSPGFEIETELTVHALKLRMPAAEIIGAYGARPDGSASKLNTYGDGLKILRTVLRLFRDERPLAFFGIIFLCLAAISLALGVPVVVGFVQTGLVKRFPTAILATGIMVLAVISLMCGLVLDSVAKGRREVKRLAYLGIPPVGG; translated from the coding sequence ATGCTGCGGCGGGTCAGGGTCGCGGTCCTCGTGCCCTGCTACAACGAGGCGGCGACGGTCGCCCAGGTCGTCTCCGGCTTCCGCGCCGCCCTCCCCGCCGCCACGGTCTACGTCTACGACAACAACTCCACGGACGGCACGCCCGAGCTGGCCCGCGCCGCCGGCGCAGAGGTGCGCGCCGAGCGGCTGCAGGGCAAGGGCAACGTCGTGCGGCGCATGTTCGCGGACGTCGATGCCGATGTCTACGTGCTCGTGGACGGCGACAGCACCTACGATCCTGCCCTGGCGCCGCGGCTGGTCGAGCGGCTGGTGGCGGAACGGCTCGATATGGTCGTCGGCTGCCGCGCCAGCAGCGCCGACGAGGCGTACCGCGCGGGCCATCGCCTGGGCAACCGCCTGCTCACGCGCTCCATCAGCCTGCTGTTCGGCCAGTCGTTCACCGATATCCTCTCCGGCTACCGCGTGCTCTCGCGCCGCTTCGTCAAGTCCTTCCCCGCCATGTCCCCCGGCTTCGAAATCGAGACGGAACTCACGGTGCACGCGCTTAAGCTGCGCATGCCCGCGGCGGAGATCATCGGCGCCTACGGGGCACGCCCGGACGGCTCAGCGAGCAAGCTCAACACCTATGGCGACGGCCTGAAGATCCTGCGCACGGTGCTCAGGCTCTTCCGCGACGAGCGCCCGCTGGCGTTCTTCGGCATCATCTTTCTGTGCCTCGCCGCAATCTCGCTGGCACTCGGTGTTCCCGTCGTGGTCGGGTTCGTCCAAACCGGGCTGGTCAAGCGCTTCCCGACCGCGATCCTGGCCACGGGTATCATGGTGCTGGCCGTGATCAGCCTCATGTGCGGCCTGGTGCTGGACAGTGTGGCCAAGGGCCGCCGCGAGGTGAAGCGCCTCGCCTATCTGGGCATCCCGCCGGTCGGCGGCTGA
- a CDS encoding class I SAM-dependent methyltransferase has protein sequence MLRSIIKRNQAWSARLERRLPQAKDDPLKVYDRTVVKCASRLKAPVIVDVGGGKRCTFAPLIDKGTGARIIAVDVSEEELRHNTDVDDKRVADAAQGLPFADGEVDLIASRLVLEHVADVEAFVAHSARVLRKGGYSIHLMPGRFALFAIAARILPFNFAKSVVHVLRPQTVGVIEFPVFYDKCYYTALHETFTRQGYEKVRVLPFYYSSDYYDAFFPAYCLSALYEMVVRKLRLRNLAGYILVVAQR, from the coding sequence ATGCTTCGCTCCATCATTAAGAGGAACCAGGCGTGGTCGGCGCGGCTGGAACGGCGGCTGCCTCAGGCCAAAGACGATCCGCTGAAGGTCTACGACCGCACGGTAGTGAAGTGCGCCAGCCGGCTGAAGGCGCCCGTGATTGTCGACGTGGGCGGCGGCAAGCGCTGTACATTCGCGCCGCTCATCGACAAGGGCACCGGCGCCAGGATCATCGCGGTAGATGTCTCCGAGGAAGAGCTGCGCCACAACACCGACGTCGACGACAAGCGGGTGGCAGATGCCGCGCAGGGGTTGCCGTTTGCCGATGGCGAAGTCGATCTGATCGCCTCGCGGCTGGTGCTCGAGCACGTGGCCGACGTGGAGGCTTTCGTCGCGCATTCGGCCCGTGTGCTCCGCAAGGGCGGATACTCGATCCACCTGATGCCGGGCAGGTTCGCGCTGTTCGCCATTGCCGCCCGTATATTGCCCTTCAATTTTGCGAAGAGCGTCGTGCACGTTCTCCGGCCACAGACCGTCGGAGTTATTGAGTTCCCAGTCTTCTATGATAAGTGCTATTATACTGCGCTTCACGAGACATTCACCAGACAAGGCTATGAAAAAGTGCGTGTACTGCCGTTTTATTACTCATCAGACTACTACGATGCGTTCTTCCCCGCCTATTGCCTGAGTGCGCTGTACGAAATGGTCGTGCGCAAGCTGCGCCTGCGAAACTTGGCCGGCTACATTTTGGTCGTGGCCCAGCGATAG
- a CDS encoding DUF4012 domain-containing protein codes for MIARLWPRWPCGAEWRRWLGAALLRALPLIIAALALGAVVARDALAAARQVQTAEQQVGGLLQGDLGPATRGRVQAAGHTLDEASGRLQRDRLLLSPATPLLRLLGWVPLVGQPLAEAPDLIAAGAEVASGGARLAHGLAPLLAETNAPPDAATPPAQRLVAALDAGAPALRHGDKDLQAALARRARLHPEVYRGPFHGLRSQLAAFDASVPGVARQARALALLPAAATALLGFDGPRTYLVLGQDSAELRPTGGFIGSAGLITLERGRLAFQEYRSSYDFDAPNAAPLPAPAPLQQYLGTPVWSLRDANWSPDFPASARQVLAFLQRDLGITPDGVLAFDNDAVSALLAALGPLPVAGFAQPLTAQDWFDQTTQALITAPGSLLSQLQNANAAKGTGLSAVLKAVLASVNSAAGEQQTRALQALRVSARAGDLLLYTPEPPAAAWVQSAGAGGALTPPPAGDVLGAFDANLGYTKIGPYIHRSLQYEVWLGEDGRAQRAQLQLTYSNTATPAQVADPAKRLLGARWLPREGRFEAAPGLFGDYLRVLLPPGSALSSAGGLPDAPRVAQEAGYTSLAQFIPLGPQETQTLTFDLKPGFAPPAPDEYRLTLLKQPGVGQQSVRVSVHLPPGRTAQAVSASGVVQGQTVVWSLDLAGASTFELRLGGR; via the coding sequence GTGATCGCGAGGCTGTGGCCGCGCTGGCCGTGCGGCGCTGAGTGGCGGCGCTGGCTTGGCGCCGCGCTGCTGCGGGCGCTGCCGCTCATAATCGCGGCGCTGGCGCTTGGCGCGGTCGTCGCGCGCGATGCGCTTGCGGCGGCGCGGCAGGTGCAGACGGCCGAGCAGCAGGTCGGCGGTCTGCTGCAGGGCGACCTCGGTCCGGCCACGCGCGGCCGCGTGCAAGCGGCGGGCCACACGCTGGATGAGGCCTCCGGCCGGCTGCAGCGCGACCGCCTGCTGCTCTCGCCCGCCACGCCGCTGCTGCGCCTGCTCGGCTGGGTGCCGCTCGTCGGCCAACCCCTGGCCGAGGCGCCCGATCTGATCGCCGCCGGCGCCGAGGTGGCCAGCGGCGGCGCCCGCCTCGCCCATGGCCTCGCCCCGCTGCTCGCCGAGACGAACGCGCCGCCCGACGCTGCCACACCGCCCGCCCAGCGCCTCGTCGCCGCGCTCGACGCGGGCGCGCCGGCGCTGCGCCACGGGGACAAGGACCTGCAGGCGGCCCTGGCCCGGCGCGCCCGCCTCCATCCCGAGGTGTACCGCGGCCCCTTCCATGGCCTGCGATCGCAGCTCGCGGCCTTCGATGCCAGCGTGCCCGGCGTCGCGCGGCAGGCGCGGGCGCTGGCGCTGCTGCCCGCCGCCGCCACGGCGCTGCTCGGCTTCGACGGGCCGCGCACCTATCTCGTGCTCGGCCAGGACTCGGCCGAGCTGCGCCCCACCGGCGGCTTCATCGGCAGCGCCGGCCTGATCACGCTCGAACGCGGCCGCCTCGCCTTCCAGGAGTACCGCTCCAGTTACGACTTCGACGCGCCCAACGCCGCGCCGCTGCCGGCGCCCGCCCCCTTGCAGCAGTACCTCGGCACGCCCGTCTGGAGCCTGCGCGACGCCAACTGGTCGCCCGACTTCCCCGCCTCTGCCCGGCAGGTGCTCGCCTTCCTCCAGCGCGACCTCGGCATCACGCCCGACGGCGTGCTCGCCTTCGATAACGACGCCGTCAGCGCCCTGCTCGCCGCCCTCGGCCCGCTGCCCGTCGCCGGCTTCGCGCAGCCGCTCACCGCGCAGGACTGGTTCGACCAGACGACGCAGGCGCTGATCACCGCCCCCGGCTCGCTGCTGAGCCAGCTGCAGAACGCCAACGCGGCGAAGGGCACGGGCCTCAGCGCCGTGCTGAAGGCCGTTCTGGCCAGCGTGAACAGCGCCGCCGGCGAGCAGCAAACGCGCGCCCTGCAGGCGCTGCGCGTCTCGGCCCGCGCCGGCGATCTCTTGCTCTACACGCCCGAGCCGCCCGCCGCGGCCTGGGTGCAGAGCGCGGGCGCCGGCGGCGCGCTCACGCCCCCGCCCGCCGGCGATGTCCTCGGCGCCTTCGACGCGAATCTGGGCTACACGAAGATCGGTCCCTACATCCACCGCTCGCTGCAATACGAGGTCTGGCTGGGAGAAGACGGCCGCGCCCAGCGAGCGCAACTGCAGCTCACCTACAGCAACACCGCCACGCCGGCACAGGTCGCCGATCCGGCGAAGCGGCTGCTCGGCGCCCGCTGGCTGCCGCGGGAGGGCCGCTTCGAAGCGGCGCCGGGCCTCTTCGGCGATTACCTGCGCGTGCTGCTGCCGCCCGGATCGGCCCTCAGCTCCGCCGGCGGCCTGCCGGACGCGCCGCGGGTCGCGCAGGAGGCCGGCTACACCAGCCTCGCGCAGTTCATCCCCCTCGGCCCGCAGGAGACGCAAACCCTGACGTTCGACCTGAAGCCGGGCTTCGCGCCGCCCGCGCCAGACGAATACCGCCTGACCCTGCTCAAGCAGCCGGGCGTGGGCCAGCAATCGGTGCGGGTCAGCGTGCACCTGCCGCCGGGCCGCACGGCGCAGGCGGTCTCCGCCAGCGGCGTGGTGCAGGGCCAAACGGTGGTCTGGAGCCTCGACCTGGCGGGAGCCAGCACGTTCGAGCTGCGGCTCGGCGGGCGGTAA
- a CDS encoding YfhO family protein, which yields MAQRILATAARTEVPPDGHLATPPGRAVPRWRRLLLRDPGRWLYPVALALLCVTYFAMPLTHGEISPPLDVITTNYPWNQQPEFAMLARTGSKNPLMSDAVDQFIPWYLFTRTELHHGRLPLWYPYSLGGEPHMARAQPAVLYPITILSLLMPLKVGMQFMLMVKPLIAGLGMYAFLLVLGLRRPSAFFGAIAFMFSSYFFIWLNHPHTAVADWLPWIFLCLEALLQKKSRAHLWVSALSIITATQFLGGHIESSLHILLFSTIYLGIRSVQRYLRFMTQSQIYSVVIPGILCFTGLVGGVAIAAVQLLPTVMLVLGGPTSTVRAHQPLYHIPFTDISSWIVPNLRGSPAYNSFNLWPNGFDYAEEVGYCGVVTLVLAGVALLRSPRRDREYTLTFLLLGLLAAAIVYGVQPVFTVARLPGLRLLANHRLVFVVAFFVSCLAAIGVDALLDAATTRWPSVPPEARRRAVWLGWGCFALATLFACTSALLTRMGIVRVARFFLETKGAVTLEAWAQSWVIFAGVMIVISAALLVLLKRAWIAPPAGATALALLLAGDVFTVGATYNPGVLPANLYPGADAIGAMRTHIADGKLALPAGPLHGGLILPFGLPQLGTNSENVFLSRPLRFSAALNRHGPDPSTIAYVVTNQTPDRRMLAIANASLLLVPTGDMELPGSGAHLVAQQEDAADQPVLAIAPGETVTQEMASVGAQISAVAVFVATDGLQPGPALALRLLDAGSGAVLGTASLPVAATTSGSWLSASFPAANVQPGQRLRLEVSRPADDTSGRAIRLFGTTRPLLQGARFLHNGQPAPGALRLRLYEPAAADTLTPVWHDNVTTLYRVEGFRPRVYVADGVIATQGDAATLAALDQLHVPGADAVVESRTPIASNGGQATIVRDLAGDITVKANMPAPGVLVLNEGYGDGGWQVTVDGKQRHDLRANYIYQGVELDAGQHTVHFSYRPPTWTVSLLISLVGVLITIGLFAWPLLRRLYKRRFAAGPA from the coding sequence GTGGCGCAACGAATCCTCGCGACGGCTGCGAGGACCGAGGTTCCTCCAGACGGCCATCTTGCAACGCCTCCGGGCCGGGCGGTTCCGCGCTGGCGCCGGTTGCTGCTCCGCGACCCCGGCCGCTGGCTGTACCCGGTGGCGCTGGCGCTCTTGTGCGTGACGTATTTCGCCATGCCGCTCACGCATGGCGAGATCTCGCCGCCCTTGGACGTCATAACCACGAACTACCCGTGGAATCAGCAGCCGGAATTCGCGATGCTGGCGAGAACCGGATCGAAGAACCCTCTTATGAGTGATGCTGTCGACCAATTCATACCGTGGTACCTCTTCACGCGAACGGAACTGCACCACGGCCGGCTCCCGCTGTGGTATCCGTATTCACTCGGCGGGGAGCCTCATATGGCACGAGCTCAGCCGGCTGTGCTATATCCAATCACCATCCTGTCGCTCTTGATGCCACTCAAAGTTGGCATGCAGTTCATGCTCATGGTGAAGCCGCTGATTGCTGGCCTCGGCATGTATGCCTTTCTACTCGTCCTGGGCCTTCGCAGACCGTCAGCATTTTTCGGTGCCATTGCCTTCATGTTCAGCAGCTACTTCTTCATCTGGCTCAATCATCCGCACACTGCTGTAGCTGATTGGTTACCGTGGATATTTCTCTGTCTGGAGGCGTTGCTGCAAAAGAAGAGCCGAGCACATCTCTGGGTAAGCGCCCTGTCGATCATCACCGCGACTCAGTTTCTCGGTGGCCACATCGAATCTTCGCTTCATATCCTTCTCTTTTCGACGATATACCTCGGCATTCGCTCTGTACAGAGATATCTGCGATTCATGACACAAAGTCAGATATACTCGGTCGTAATACCTGGCATATTGTGTTTTACTGGCTTAGTCGGCGGTGTGGCGATTGCAGCAGTTCAATTGTTGCCCACTGTCATGCTGGTCCTCGGAGGCCCAACGTCAACGGTTCGTGCGCATCAGCCGCTTTATCATATCCCATTCACCGATATCAGCTCGTGGATCGTGCCGAATCTGCGTGGAAGTCCGGCGTATAACTCCTTCAACCTCTGGCCTAATGGCTTCGACTATGCCGAAGAGGTCGGTTATTGCGGAGTGGTCACCCTTGTCCTCGCTGGAGTCGCACTGCTGCGCAGTCCAAGGCGAGATCGAGAATACACCCTGACTTTTCTCCTCCTCGGATTGCTCGCGGCTGCGATCGTGTATGGCGTGCAGCCCGTGTTCACCGTCGCACGTCTGCCGGGGCTGCGATTGCTGGCCAACCATCGCCTTGTATTCGTCGTGGCGTTCTTTGTCAGCTGCCTGGCCGCAATTGGTGTGGATGCTCTCCTGGACGCCGCGACGACCAGATGGCCGTCGGTTCCGCCAGAAGCTCGCCGCCGTGCCGTGTGGTTAGGCTGGGGATGCTTCGCACTGGCGACTCTGTTCGCATGCACATCGGCACTTCTCACCAGGATGGGAATCGTGAGAGTCGCGCGGTTCTTCCTGGAAACGAAGGGCGCGGTGACGCTTGAGGCGTGGGCGCAATCGTGGGTCATCTTCGCGGGAGTCATGATCGTCATATCCGCGGCGCTGCTCGTGTTGCTCAAGCGCGCCTGGATTGCCCCGCCAGCAGGAGCAACTGCTCTTGCGCTGCTGCTGGCAGGCGATGTGTTTACCGTCGGGGCCACGTACAACCCTGGTGTGCTGCCCGCGAATCTTTATCCCGGCGCCGATGCGATTGGCGCAATGCGGACCCATATCGCTGACGGTAAGCTGGCGCTGCCGGCCGGGCCGTTGCACGGCGGCTTGATCCTGCCGTTCGGTCTGCCGCAGCTTGGCACTAACTCGGAAAACGTATTCCTCTCGCGCCCGCTGAGGTTCTCGGCTGCGCTGAACCGCCATGGACCCGACCCGAGCACCATCGCCTACGTCGTGACTAATCAGACACCGGATAGGCGCATGCTGGCGATTGCCAACGCCTCCCTGCTCTTGGTGCCCACCGGCGACATGGAACTACCCGGGTCCGGTGCTCATCTTGTCGCACAGCAGGAGGACGCCGCGGACCAGCCTGTCCTCGCGATCGCGCCGGGCGAGACGGTGACGCAGGAGATGGCGAGCGTGGGCGCGCAGATCTCGGCGGTGGCGGTGTTCGTGGCGACCGACGGACTGCAACCGGGGCCAGCGTTGGCGTTGCGGTTGCTGGATGCGGGCAGCGGCGCCGTACTCGGAACGGCCTCCTTGCCTGTTGCGGCAACCACAAGCGGTTCATGGCTGAGCGCGAGCTTCCCGGCGGCAAATGTCCAGCCGGGACAACGGCTGCGCCTGGAGGTCAGCCGCCCGGCCGACGACACATCGGGGCGGGCTATCCGCCTGTTCGGCACAACGCGGCCGCTTCTGCAGGGAGCGCGGTTTCTCCACAACGGCCAGCCGGCACCCGGCGCTCTCCGGCTACGGCTCTACGAGCCGGCCGCTGCCGACACGCTCACCCCCGTCTGGCACGATAACGTCACCACGCTTTACCGTGTGGAGGGCTTCCGACCGCGCGTTTACGTCGCCGACGGCGTGATCGCCACGCAGGGCGACGCCGCCACGCTCGCCGCGCTCGATCAGTTGCACGTCCCAGGCGCCGACGCCGTGGTCGAGTCGCGTACGCCGATCGCCAGCAACGGCGGCCAGGCGACGATCGTGCGCGATCTCGCCGGGGATATTACGGTCAAGGCGAACATGCCGGCGCCGGGCGTGTTGGTTCTGAACGAGGGCTACGGCGATGGCGGCTGGCAGGTAACGGTCGATGGCAAGCAGCGCCACGATCTGCGGGCCAACTATATCTACCAGGGGGTGGAGTTGGACGCCGGGCAGCACACGGTCCATTTCTCCTACCGGCCGCCCACGTGGACTGTCAGCCTGCTGATCTCGCTCGTGGGCGTCCTGATTACAATCGGGCTGTTCGCGTGGCCGTTGCTGCGACGGTTGTACAAGCGGCGCTTCGCGGCGGGGCCGGCATGA